In one Streptomyces sp. T12 genomic region, the following are encoded:
- a CDS encoding RNA polymerase sigma factor, giving the protein MSNDEIFAAAYREHYWAVSRYVARRLDGRTSEVEEVVAEVFTVAWRRRDDLPATPLPWLYGVARNCLANAVRGYGRRRRLVDRLGNDETAHGRHIVDSPDSEAPGAWVHEALNRLSPADQEVLRLTAWEELGVEEVAVALGCGSRAAAMRLHRARRRLRAEIDRMCPPTASKERSHG; this is encoded by the coding sequence ATGAGCAACGACGAGATCTTCGCCGCTGCCTATCGCGAGCACTACTGGGCGGTCAGCCGCTACGTCGCGCGGCGACTGGACGGGCGCACGAGTGAGGTCGAGGAAGTGGTGGCGGAGGTGTTCACCGTCGCCTGGCGGCGCCGGGACGACCTCCCGGCCACGCCGCTGCCCTGGCTGTACGGCGTGGCACGCAACTGCCTGGCGAACGCGGTACGCGGCTACGGGCGACGCCGCCGACTGGTCGACCGGCTCGGCAACGACGAGACCGCGCACGGCCGGCACATCGTGGACAGCCCCGACTCGGAGGCGCCGGGCGCCTGGGTGCACGAGGCGCTGAACCGGCTGTCCCCGGCCGACCAGGAGGTGCTGCGGCTGACGGCGTGGGAGGAACTGGGCGTCGAGGAGGTCGCCGTGGCCCTCGGCTGCGGCAGCCGGGCCGCGGCCATGCGGCTGCACCGGGCCCGGCGCCGGCTGAGAGCCGAGATCGACCGTATGTGCCCGCCGACCGCGTCCAAGGAACGAAGCCATGGCTGA
- the ctaD gene encoding cytochrome c oxidase subunit I, whose translation MKRIRDIRSVKAVQWLTTTDHKTIGTLYLVTSFAFFCIGGVMALFMRAELARPGLQIMSNEQFNQAFTMHGTIMLLMFATPLFAGFANWIMPLQIGAPDVAFPRLNMFAYWLYLFGSLIAVGGFLTPQGAADFGWFAYAPLSDAVRSPGIGADMWIMGLALSGFGTILGSVNFITTIICMRAPGMTMFRMPIFVWNVLLTGVLVLLAFPVLAAALFALEADRKFGAHVFDSANGGALLWQHLFWFFGHPEVYIIALPFFGIISEVIPVFSRKPMFGYMGLIAATIAIAGLSVTVWAHHMYVTGGVLLPFFSFMTFLIAVPTGVKFFNWIGTMWKGSLSFETPMLWATGFLVTFVFGGLTGVMLASPPLDFPTSDTYFVVAHFHYVIFGAVVFAMFSGFHFWWPKFTGRMLDERLGKMTFWTLFIGFHGTFLVQHWLGVNGMQRRIPDYLAVEGLTTLNTLSSVFSFVLGASLLPFFYNVWKTAKYGEKVEADDPWGYGRSLEWATSCPPPRHNFLTLPRIRSESPAFDLRHAPTPEKELTAL comes from the coding sequence GTGAAGAGGATCAGAGACATCAGGAGCGTCAAAGCCGTCCAGTGGCTGACCACCACGGATCACAAAACGATCGGAACGCTCTATTTGGTCACGTCGTTCGCGTTCTTCTGCATCGGTGGCGTGATGGCGCTCTTCATGCGCGCCGAGCTGGCCCGTCCGGGCCTGCAGATCATGTCGAACGAGCAGTTCAACCAGGCGTTCACGATGCACGGCACGATCATGCTGCTGATGTTCGCGACGCCGCTGTTCGCGGGCTTCGCGAACTGGATCATGCCGCTGCAGATCGGCGCGCCGGACGTGGCGTTCCCGCGGCTGAACATGTTCGCCTACTGGCTGTACCTGTTCGGCTCGCTCATCGCGGTCGGCGGCTTCCTCACCCCGCAGGGTGCGGCCGACTTCGGCTGGTTCGCCTACGCCCCGCTGTCGGACGCGGTCCGCAGCCCGGGCATCGGCGCCGACATGTGGATCATGGGTCTGGCGCTCTCCGGCTTCGGCACCATCCTCGGCTCGGTCAACTTCATCACCACGATCATCTGCATGCGCGCCCCCGGCATGACCATGTTCCGCATGCCGATCTTCGTGTGGAACGTGCTGCTGACCGGTGTGTTGGTGCTGCTGGCCTTCCCGGTGCTGGCCGCGGCGCTGTTCGCGCTGGAGGCGGACCGCAAGTTCGGCGCCCACGTCTTCGACTCCGCCAACGGCGGAGCACTGCTGTGGCAGCACCTCTTCTGGTTCTTCGGCCACCCGGAGGTCTACATCATCGCCCTGCCGTTCTTCGGCATCATTTCCGAGGTCATCCCGGTCTTCTCCCGCAAGCCGATGTTCGGCTACATGGGTCTGATCGCGGCGACCATCGCGATCGCGGGCCTGTCCGTGACGGTGTGGGCGCACCACATGTACGTCACCGGCGGCGTACTCCTGCCGTTCTTCTCCTTCATGACGTTCCTCATCGCCGTCCCCACAGGCGTGAAGTTCTTCAACTGGATCGGAACGATGTGGAAGGGCTCACTGAGTTTCGAAACACCCATGCTCTGGGCCACGGGATTCCTGGTCACCTTCGTCTTCGGCGGTCTGACCGGCGTCATGCTCGCCTCTCCGCCGCTGGACTTCCCGACGTCCGACACCTATTTCGTCGTGGCGCACTTCCACTACGTCATCTTCGGCGCGGTGGTGTTCGCGATGTTCTCCGGCTTCCACTTCTGGTGGCCGAAGTTCACGGGCAGGATGCTCGACGAGCGCCTCGGCAAGATGACCTTCTGGACGCTGTTCATCGGCTTCCACGGCACGTTCCTGGTCCAGCACTGGCTGGGCGTGAACGGAATGCAGCGCCGGATTCCCGACTATCTGGCAGTGGAAGGGCTCACGACGCTCAACACCCTGTCGTCCGTCTTCTCGTTCGTGCTCGGCGCGTCGCTGCTGCCGTTCTTCTACAACGTCTGGAAGACCGCGAAATACGGCGAGAAGGTCGAGGCCGACGATCCATGGGGCTACGGCCGCTCGCTGGAATGGGCGACGTCATGCCCTCCGCCGCGCCACAACTTCCTGACGCTGCCCCGGATCCGTTCCGAATCCCCGGCGTTCGACCTGCGGCACGCTCCCACGCCGGAGAAGGAGTTGACAGCTCTGTGA
- a CDS encoding YihY/virulence factor BrkB family protein, with product MTRLLKSRRKDHRARRSPPTPPATDRAGQGAAGAQTSPERFGPDPQVERQAPDTPTELPRRSWRAVLKGTLREFKDDELTDRAAALTYYSVLSLFPALLVLVSLLGLVGRSATDKVLDNINQLAPGSARDILTRAVEQLQGNGGLGSVMAVVGLVLAVWSASGYVAAFIRTANAVYDMPEGRPVWKVLPIRLAVTVVLMVLAVISALIVVFTGALARQVGSTLGIGDTALTVWDIAKWPVLAVLVTTMIAILYWATPNAKVRGFRWITPGSFLALLIWLIASAGFAFYVANFASYNKTYGTMAGVIVFLVWLWVGNLAILLGLEFDAEAVRQRAIAGGHPPDEEPYTPPRDTRTWDEQDRRRLRGP from the coding sequence ATGACTCGGCTTCTCAAATCCAGGCGCAAAGATCACCGGGCGCGACGCAGTCCGCCCACGCCACCGGCCACCGACCGGGCAGGGCAGGGCGCAGCCGGTGCGCAGACCTCGCCGGAGCGCTTCGGGCCCGATCCGCAGGTGGAGCGGCAGGCGCCCGACACGCCGACCGAGCTGCCCCGACGGTCGTGGCGGGCGGTGTTGAAGGGCACCCTGCGGGAGTTCAAGGACGACGAGCTGACCGACCGCGCGGCTGCCCTGACCTACTACAGCGTGCTGTCGCTCTTCCCGGCCCTGCTGGTGCTGGTGTCCTTGCTGGGTCTGGTCGGCAGGTCGGCCACCGACAAGGTCCTGGACAACATCAACCAGCTCGCACCCGGCTCGGCCCGGGACATCCTCACGCGTGCGGTGGAGCAGTTGCAGGGCAACGGCGGTCTCGGCTCCGTCATGGCGGTCGTCGGTCTCGTCCTGGCGGTGTGGTCGGCCTCCGGCTATGTCGCGGCCTTCATCCGCACCGCCAACGCGGTCTACGACATGCCCGAGGGGCGCCCGGTGTGGAAGGTCCTCCCGATCCGGCTCGCGGTGACCGTCGTGCTCATGGTGCTGGCCGTGATCAGCGCGCTGATCGTCGTCTTCACCGGCGCGCTGGCCCGCCAGGTCGGCTCCACGCTGGGCATCGGGGACACGGCCCTGACGGTCTGGGACATCGCCAAGTGGCCCGTGCTGGCCGTCCTGGTGACCACCATGATCGCGATCCTGTACTGGGCGACCCCGAACGCCAAGGTGCGCGGCTTCAGGTGGATCACTCCGGGCAGCTTCCTCGCCCTGCTGATCTGGCTGATCGCCTCCGCGGGCTTCGCCTTCTACGTCGCCAACTTCGCCTCGTACAACAAGACCTACGGCACCATGGCGGGCGTGATCGTCTTCCTGGTCTGGCTGTGGGTGGGCAACCTGGCCATTCTGCTGGGCCTGGAGTTCGACGCGGAGGCCGTACGACAGCGCGCGATCGCCGGCGGTCACCCACCCGACGAGGAGCCCTACACACCGCCGCGCGACACCCGCACGTGGGACGAACAGGACCGGCGACGCCTGCGCGGTCCCTGA
- a CDS encoding MFS transporter has protein sequence MTVQTLRMPRTGFGRGHVQAVAGCYFVASFAALGLPPYLTQILPELGDHGARWAGVLYIVPTVFGALGAPLWGRLADRFGRKRLLLRAQLGLTVSFLLAGWADSLATFTVALVLQGILGGTFAASNGYLGAALQGPALSKALTLMQGSARAALVVAPIVVGSLSGWLSPHRQYALLAVLPLTAALLLAALPEPEPVEQRRTKPETADDTPAVVSLRALYALEFAFVFSTVISFPYLIALVDDRIPGTSPALSGVLFALPHLVYLVAALAVHAAFRNRPRAGIALGFACIALGLAGHGVAGSLTTLIAVRLLLGVGLTLGLVCLSVLAADCARGRAPGGMFGSLEFFSKAGAVAAGVAAAVGSARFGPAAPVLTGGAAAAVTVVVILLPTLNHRTRRSR, from the coding sequence ATGACCGTGCAGACTCTGCGGATGCCGCGCACCGGGTTCGGACGCGGGCACGTGCAAGCGGTGGCCGGCTGCTACTTCGTGGCGTCGTTCGCGGCGCTCGGCCTGCCGCCGTATCTCACCCAGATCCTGCCGGAGCTGGGCGACCACGGTGCCCGCTGGGCGGGCGTGCTCTACATCGTGCCGACCGTGTTCGGTGCGCTCGGCGCCCCACTGTGGGGGCGGCTCGCGGACCGGTTCGGCCGCAAACGGCTGCTGCTGCGCGCCCAGTTGGGGCTCACCGTGTCCTTCCTGCTCGCGGGCTGGGCGGACTCGCTGGCCACGTTCACGGTGGCGCTGGTGCTCCAGGGCATCCTGGGCGGCACCTTCGCCGCGTCCAACGGCTATCTGGGCGCCGCTCTTCAGGGCCCTGCGCTGTCCAAGGCGCTCACCCTGATGCAGGGAAGCGCGCGGGCCGCGCTGGTGGTCGCGCCGATCGTGGTCGGCTCGCTGTCCGGCTGGCTCTCCCCGCACCGGCAGTACGCCCTGCTCGCCGTACTGCCGCTCACGGCCGCCCTGTTGCTCGCGGCGCTGCCCGAACCCGAACCCGTCGAGCAGCGTCGGACCAAGCCCGAGACGGCGGACGACACGCCCGCGGTGGTCTCGCTCAGGGCGCTGTACGCGCTGGAGTTCGCCTTCGTGTTCTCCACCGTCATCTCCTTCCCCTATCTGATCGCGCTCGTCGACGACCGGATCCCGGGGACCTCGCCGGCGCTGTCCGGTGTGCTGTTCGCCCTGCCCCACCTGGTCTATCTGGTGGCGGCGCTGGCGGTGCACGCCGCGTTCCGCAACCGGCCGCGGGCCGGGATCGCGCTCGGCTTCGCCTGTATCGCGCTCGGGCTCGCCGGGCACGGGGTCGCCGGGTCCCTGACCACGCTGATCGCCGTACGGCTGCTGCTCGGCGTGGGGCTCACCCTCGGCCTGGTGTGCCTGTCGGTGCTGGCCGCCGACTGCGCGAGGGGCCGTGCGCCGGGCGGGATGTTCGGCTCGCTGGAGTTCTTCTCCAAGGCCGGCGCGGTCGCCGCCGGCGTGGCCGCGGCGGTGGGCAGCGCCCGCTTCGGACCGGCCGCACCCGTGCTGACCGGCGGCGCCGCCGCCGCGGTCACCGTCGTCGTGATTCTTCTCCCCACACTGAACCACCGCACCCGCCGGAGCCGCTGA
- a CDS encoding IucA/IucC family siderophore biosynthesis protein — protein sequence MPSLTDSLGSSSSKLSTAELPTADEAVAHTLLNCLLREVSGPEHQTVVTDGNLLLRLPRRGVLLRVALRRSSLLGAHRFTGPVSEQRDGDWAEVGWRRLAEYTHDELSLRTGVRNEEFLEQIASSHEAVATALAGPRAASPSAGPLAPLPAYLASEQSLLFGHRFHPTPKARTGDPRAWSAYAPEVGAAFPLRHLAVRADLIAEEYVEASAVAPLDRQRTDVPDGYRLLPAHPWQYETLREHPLLRAAFDRGDVLDLGPGGRPFAATASVRTLYDGETFLKFSLNVRITNCLRKNSTYELSGAVALTRVLAPALADLAERFPGSAVLREPAYRTLALPGPDGTPDRELFEGFGVIVREGLPQRLAPGTTPLLAAAVADEYPTSPAHISRLLRGADARTALAWWSAYLELLVPPVMSAYFDHGLVLEPHLQNVLVCVDGDGMPAQVLFRDLEGTKLVPDHHGDTLAALPPEVAGPMTYDAQRGWDRVVYCLLVNHIAELLAALADLHPEAEAALWARVRETLRTYADRDGCPPRLAALLAGVPLPAKANLLTRWERKADREAGYVRLPSPLAADILRDTSGSAAR from the coding sequence ATGCCCTCCCTGACCGACTCCCTCGGGAGCTCCTCCTCCAAGCTCTCGACGGCCGAACTCCCCACCGCCGACGAAGCGGTGGCCCACACCCTGCTCAACTGCCTGCTGCGCGAGGTGTCCGGCCCCGAACACCAGACGGTCGTCACGGACGGCAACCTGCTGCTGCGCCTGCCCCGCCGCGGGGTCCTCCTGCGCGTCGCCCTGCGCAGGTCCTCGCTCCTCGGGGCGCACCGGTTCACCGGCCCGGTGAGCGAGCAGCGTGACGGCGACTGGGCGGAGGTGGGCTGGCGGCGTCTGGCCGAGTACACGCACGACGAGCTGTCGCTGCGCACGGGTGTGCGCAACGAGGAGTTCCTGGAGCAGATCGCCTCCAGCCACGAGGCCGTGGCGACCGCGCTGGCCGGCCCGCGGGCGGCTTCGCCCTCGGCCGGCCCGCTCGCCCCTCTCCCGGCCTATCTCGCCTCCGAGCAGTCCCTGCTGTTCGGCCACCGCTTCCACCCCACGCCCAAGGCCCGCACCGGCGACCCGCGCGCCTGGTCGGCGTACGCCCCGGAGGTCGGGGCCGCCTTCCCGCTGCGGCACCTTGCCGTGCGCGCCGACCTGATCGCCGAGGAGTACGTCGAGGCCTCGGCCGTCGCCCCGCTGGACCGGCAGCGCACGGACGTCCCCGACGGCTACCGTCTGCTGCCCGCCCACCCCTGGCAGTACGAGACGCTCCGCGAGCACCCGTTGCTGCGCGCGGCCTTCGACCGCGGCGACGTCCTCGACCTCGGCCCGGGCGGACGGCCCTTCGCCGCGACGGCATCGGTGCGCACCCTGTACGACGGCGAGACGTTCCTGAAGTTCAGCCTGAACGTGCGGATCACCAACTGCCTGCGCAAGAACAGCACGTACGAGCTGTCGGGCGCCGTCGCCCTCACCCGTGTCCTGGCCCCGGCGCTCGCCGACCTGGCCGAGCGTTTCCCCGGCAGCGCGGTGCTGCGCGAGCCCGCCTACCGTACGCTCGCCCTCCCCGGCCCGGACGGCACGCCGGACCGCGAGCTGTTCGAGGGCTTCGGGGTCATCGTCCGCGAAGGCCTGCCGCAGCGCCTCGCGCCGGGCACCACTCCCCTGCTGGCGGCCGCGGTGGCCGACGAGTACCCGACCAGTCCCGCGCACATCTCCCGCCTCCTGCGGGGCGCGGACGCCCGCACCGCCCTCGCCTGGTGGTCGGCGTACCTGGAACTGCTCGTCCCGCCGGTCATGTCCGCCTACTTCGACCACGGCCTGGTCCTGGAGCCGCACCTGCAGAACGTCCTGGTCTGTGTCGACGGCGACGGCATGCCCGCCCAGGTCCTCTTCCGCGACCTGGAGGGCACCAAGCTCGTCCCCGACCACCACGGGGACACCCTCGCCGCGCTGCCGCCCGAGGTGGCGGGCCCTATGACGTACGACGCCCAGCGCGGCTGGGACCGGGTCGTCTACTGCCTGCTGGTCAACCACATCGCCGAGCTGCTCGCCGCGCTCGCCGACCTGCACCCCGAGGCGGAGGCCGCGCTGTGGGCGCGGGTGCGCGAAACGCTGCGGACGTACGCCGACCGGGACGGCTGCCCGCCCCGTCTCGCCGCCCTGCTCGCCGGGGTACCGCTGCCCGCCAAGGCCAACCTGCTCACCCGCTGGGAGCGCAAGGCCGACCGCGAGGCCGGTTACGTCCGGCTGCCGTCCCCCCTCGCCGCGGACATCCTGCGCGACACGAGCGGAAGTGCTGCCCGATGA
- a CDS encoding CU044_5270 family protein: MADELELLRRANPVPVDGPHFGDGPLDHHAERQLDHLMRQRPSHRPRLVWGLAAAAVVAALVSALLFTGQTTAPAVAAPRPLLVQADSTPVALQTLADRARAAAADGAPKLRKGTHVQSWSMGMSDDKPPITLPEERIVRWNADDSHTEIVVATDPRHPGRPVLGGEGELVEDGHVLSRQTYPPSWSDAPPQAPPPTDVARLRAYLQEAGYSKTALNTGELLDAVASLLDTWTLGARESATLARLLEDTEGLRPVGQVTDRLGRRGQAYVYDGSGPRRMLIMDPATGAVLGLETTFTKAEPEYGVKAGDVMSYSAWMR; this comes from the coding sequence ATGGCTGACGAACTCGAACTTCTGCGCCGAGCCAACCCGGTCCCGGTCGACGGTCCCCACTTCGGCGACGGCCCCCTCGACCACCACGCCGAGCGGCAGCTCGACCACCTGATGCGGCAGCGGCCCTCCCACCGCCCGCGGCTGGTCTGGGGCCTGGCAGCCGCGGCCGTCGTCGCCGCGCTCGTGTCGGCGCTGCTGTTCACCGGCCAGACCACCGCCCCGGCGGTCGCCGCACCCCGCCCGCTGCTCGTGCAGGCCGACTCCACCCCCGTAGCCCTGCAAACCCTGGCCGATCGGGCACGGGCGGCCGCGGCCGACGGTGCGCCGAAGCTCCGCAAGGGCACGCACGTGCAGTCGTGGAGCATGGGCATGAGCGACGACAAGCCGCCGATCACGCTTCCCGAGGAGCGCATCGTGCGCTGGAACGCCGACGACAGCCACACGGAGATCGTCGTGGCGACCGACCCCCGCCACCCGGGCCGGCCGGTCCTCGGCGGCGAAGGGGAACTCGTCGAGGACGGCCATGTCCTCAGCAGGCAGACCTACCCGCCCAGTTGGAGCGACGCCCCGCCGCAGGCGCCGCCTCCGACCGACGTCGCACGCCTGCGCGCCTACCTGCAGGAGGCCGGGTACAGCAAGACCGCACTGAACACCGGCGAGCTCCTCGACGCCGTCGCCTCGCTGCTCGACACCTGGACCCTCGGCGCCCGCGAGTCGGCGACGCTCGCACGGCTCCTTGAGGACACCGAGGGGCTCAGGCCCGTCGGGCAGGTGACGGACCGGCTCGGGCGGCGCGGACAGGCGTACGTGTACGACGGGTCCGGCCCCCGCCGCATGCTGATCATGGACCCGGCCACCGGTGCCGTACTCGGGCTGGAGACCACCTTCACGAAGGCGGAACCGGAGTACGGCGTCAAGGCCGGCGACGTGATGTCGTACAGCGCCTGGATGCGCTGA
- a CDS encoding bifunctional 5,10-methylenetetrahydrofolate dehydrogenase/5,10-methenyltetrahydrofolate cyclohydrolase, protein MSQARLMDGTSLARRIVDETAKKAADLTERTGTAPCLATVLVGEDPASVTYVRMKQNRCRKAGIISRHVPLPADTTTERLVGTLRDLSADPAVHGILLQHPMGPHIDERAAFEAIAPEKDVDGVTFASFATMSFGLPGFVSCTPGGIVRLLDEYGVDPAGRRAVVVGRSAILGKPAGMLLLARDATVTYCHSRTADLSAAVREADIVVAAVGRPRLIRGQDIKPGAVVIDAGYNAGNVGDVDFDSAVERASLITPVPGGVGPMTIATLLEQTVDAAARQLGV, encoded by the coding sequence ATGTCTCAGGCCCGGCTCATGGACGGCACCTCGCTCGCCCGGCGGATCGTCGACGAGACCGCCAAGAAGGCGGCCGACCTCACCGAACGCACGGGCACCGCGCCCTGCCTCGCGACGGTGCTGGTCGGCGAGGACCCCGCGTCCGTGACGTATGTCCGCATGAAGCAGAACCGCTGCCGCAAGGCCGGCATCATCTCGCGCCACGTACCGCTGCCCGCCGACACCACCACGGAACGACTCGTGGGCACCCTGCGCGACCTGTCGGCCGACCCCGCCGTGCACGGCATCCTGCTCCAGCACCCCATGGGCCCGCACATCGACGAGCGGGCGGCGTTCGAGGCGATCGCGCCGGAGAAGGACGTCGACGGTGTCACCTTCGCCTCGTTCGCGACGATGAGCTTCGGGCTGCCGGGGTTCGTGTCGTGCACGCCCGGCGGGATCGTGCGGCTGCTCGACGAGTACGGCGTCGACCCGGCCGGCAGGCGCGCCGTGGTCGTCGGCCGCAGCGCGATCCTCGGCAAGCCGGCCGGCATGCTGCTCCTGGCCCGCGACGCGACGGTGACGTACTGCCACTCCCGTACGGCGGATCTGTCCGCGGCCGTGCGTGAGGCGGACATCGTGGTCGCCGCCGTGGGCCGGCCGCGGCTGATCCGGGGTCAGGACATCAAGCCCGGCGCCGTCGTGATCGACGCCGGCTACAACGCGGGGAACGTCGGCGACGTCGACTTCGACTCCGCCGTCGAGCGGGCCTCGCTCATCACTCCGGTGCCGGGCGGCGTCGGTCCGATGACCATCGCCACGCTGCTGGAGCAGACCGTGGACGCGGCCGCCCGGCAGCTCGGGGTGTGA
- a CDS encoding nuclear transport factor 2 family protein produces the protein MGTATSPSFDTETLRRGIEGQTPETLLSLYTDDAELRVVNRNAQPSHPKVLHGRGEIADMLSDVYSRDMTHKLEGCVIQGDRAAYSESCEYADGVRVLSESMITLRDGKISRQILIEAWDE, from the coding sequence ATGGGCACAGCCACCAGCCCCTCGTTCGACACCGAAACACTGCGCCGGGGTATAGAGGGACAGACCCCCGAGACGCTTCTGTCGCTGTACACGGACGACGCGGAGCTACGCGTCGTGAACCGCAACGCCCAGCCCAGCCACCCCAAGGTTCTGCACGGCCGAGGCGAGATCGCCGACATGCTGAGCGACGTCTACAGCCGCGACATGACGCACAAGCTGGAGGGATGCGTGATCCAGGGTGACCGCGCGGCCTACAGCGAGTCCTGCGAGTACGCGGACGGGGTGCGCGTCCTGTCCGAGTCGATGATCACGCTGCGCGACGGCAAGATCTCCCGGCAGATCCTGATCGAGGCGTGGGACGAGTAG
- a CDS encoding type III PLP-dependent enzyme — protein sequence MTEPTVAVRDRVLSLPSVELPAYVYDLTALRTHAAAVRDALPERVELYYAAKANPEPEILAALGPYVDGYEVSSGGELAHVAGAVPGRPLAFGGPGKTPGEVTAALETGVERFHVESLHELCMLAELARSYAPGRRVAVLPRVNLPVADGSLAGSSLAMGGRPTPFGMDPAQAADAVRALTDGTYPHLELRGIHAHLASGLQAAEQVAVAESVVGWATGLGVPLAEVNVGGGMHVDYADPRRRFDWATYGKGLARLAEAHPELTLRIEPGRALTAYCGWYATEVLDVKHSHGEQFGVVRGGTHHLRTPATKGHDQPCSVLPVDAWPHPWPRPAADGEQVTLAGQLCTPKDLLARHVPAPGLRAGDRVAFSLAGAYAWNISHHDFLMHPRPGFHFLGAAG from the coding sequence ATGACCGAGCCCACAGTCGCGGTCCGCGACCGCGTCCTGTCCCTGCCCTCCGTCGAACTCCCCGCGTACGTCTACGACTTGACGGCCCTGCGCACCCACGCCGCCGCCGTGCGGGACGCCCTGCCCGAGCGGGTCGAGCTGTACTACGCCGCCAAGGCCAACCCGGAGCCGGAGATCCTCGCCGCGCTCGGCCCGTACGTCGACGGCTACGAGGTCTCCTCGGGCGGCGAACTCGCCCACGTCGCGGGGGCGGTGCCGGGCCGGCCGCTCGCCTTCGGAGGGCCCGGCAAGACGCCGGGCGAGGTGACGGCCGCGCTGGAGACGGGAGTCGAGCGCTTCCACGTCGAGAGCCTCCACGAGCTGTGCATGCTGGCGGAGTTGGCCCGGAGCTACGCGCCGGGTCGGCGGGTTGCGGTGCTGCCCCGGGTCAACCTGCCGGTGGCCGACGGGTCGTTGGCGGGCAGCTCGCTGGCGATGGGCGGGCGTCCGACACCGTTCGGGATGGACCCGGCGCAGGCTGCCGACGCTGTCCGCGCCCTCACCGACGGGACGTATCCGCACCTCGAACTGCGCGGCATCCACGCCCACTTGGCCAGCGGCCTTCAGGCGGCCGAGCAGGTGGCGGTGGCGGAGTCGGTCGTCGGCTGGGCGACGGGCCTGGGCGTACCGCTCGCCGAGGTGAACGTCGGCGGCGGCATGCACGTCGACTACGCCGACCCTCGGCGCCGCTTCGACTGGGCCACGTACGGCAAGGGGCTCGCCCGGCTCGCCGAGGCGCACCCGGAGCTGACGCTGCGCATCGAGCCGGGCCGGGCGCTGACGGCGTACTGCGGCTGGTACGCCACCGAGGTGCTGGACGTCAAGCACAGCCACGGCGAGCAGTTCGGCGTCGTGCGCGGCGGCACGCATCATCTGCGGACCCCGGCGACGAAGGGCCACGACCAGCCCTGTTCCGTGCTGCCGGTGGACGCCTGGCCGCACCCCTGGCCGCGTCCGGCGGCCGACGGCGAGCAGGTCACCCTGGCCGGCCAGCTGTGCACGCCGAAGGACCTGCTGGCCCGCCATGTGCCCGCGCCCGGACTGCGGGCCGGGGACCGGGTGGCGTTCTCGCTGGCGGGGGCCTACGCCTGGAACATCTCCCATCACGACTTCCTGATGCACCCCAGGCCGGGCTTCCACTTCCTGGGCGCCGCCGGGTAG